A segment of the Malassezia restricta chromosome V, complete sequence genome:
GCCCTTTGGAGAGACACAATTCTCAGCTGGCGCAGAGACCGATGGCGTGATTGACAAGGAGTCTTGGCGCGTACGACTCATGACTcgtgcgacgacgctgGAGTTGTATGACCTAGCATGGAGTCCAGACGGGGACTATGTGGCTGTGGGCGGGACAGATTTTTGCGTTCGTGTCATTCGTGTTTCGGATGGCTCGATTGTACGAAGCATTTCTGATCATCAGCACTATGTCCAGGGCATTGCATGGGATCCTTTGCAAATGTATCTTGCGACTCAAAGTAGTGACAGACACATGCACGTGTACGAACTGCAACAAGGTAAGACGACTGTGAGTACGCAACTCCTAAGTCGTCATACGCGCTCCGAGATGCGATGTCGAGCTGTCTCAGAGGCGTTACCTTCTTCTCAAACAGCCCCCGCATCCAATGCACCCCTCCAGGACTCCTCTGTGACCATCCCTCCTATcaaggcgcccaagcccACTCCGGTTGCCTCGTCTGCTCAGCCTGATCAAGTCCAAAAGCTGTATGGTGATGATCGATGCACGAGCTTCTTTCGCCGATTAGACTTTTCGCCAGACGGTGCCCTCTTGGCGACGCCTGCGGGTCTCTTTCCATCCAGTTCTGATGAACATGAGAAGGCGACGACCGCATCGACCAGCGCCACCTACATCTATGGACGTGCCAATTTTTCTCGGGCTAACACACCTATTGCTGCTTTGCCGGGGCATAAATCTACCGTCGTTGTCGTGCGCTTTTCACCGATTTTATACGGACTCCGCCCGACATCCCTGAATACGGAGAGAGGCCATCCTTTGCACGTCGCAGGCAAGGATCACGATGAACCCATGTCCGCTTCGGCTTCTGTGCCAGTGAGTGTGATTGGTCTTCCGTATCGCATGGTGTATGCTGTCGCCACACAGGAAAGCGTGTGGATTTACGACACCCAGCAAGCTGGTCCACTGTGCTGCTTCAGTAACTTACATTATGCATCCTTTACAGACCTAACGTGGTCCCCAGACGGACAATCACTCAtgatgtcgtcgtcggatgGCTACTGTTCACTGGCTGTGTTTGATTACCACGAGCTGGGACGGCCGTATCTTTATGGCAAGCAGCCTTCTCTCCACCCTATCCCGAGTCGAGCCCCGGAACCTTCGGCTCCTATACCCGCACCCGCACCCCAGACGGCGCACCCGGCGAACAGTCCGGCGGAACCTATGAAGGAGGAGAAAGAGGCCCCCTCTACCACGTCCGAGCCCAAGAAAAAGCGACGCGTGGCACTCACGTATGAAGGTCCGCTCTCGTAGGTATCACGTGTAGCCTCCATCAAGGCGGCCGGTGCGTTGGTCGTGCGCCTCCACTTGGTCTGCACGACACACGACGATGAGTGCAAGAGAATCATGTAGGTGACGATCTTCTGACGGCAGTGATGGAGATGGGATTCGCGCCTGAACGTATTGAGTGGGCGCTCAGATCCACGAATGCGACACTGGAAGCGGCGTTGGATCACATCGAAATGCATCAGGACGAGCCTGTGCCTCCAGACGCCACGTCGCCCGTGGGCGACGATGCTGAATCGTCCGAGACCGCGGTCCCTCAGGTGCGTAAAAAAGTGCTAAAACAAGTCTATTAAGTGCAATGTGTGTAACAAGCAATTCCGTGATATGGACCTGGCTAAATATCATGCGGATAAATCAGGTCACGAGGACTTTAGCGAGAGTGCGGAGGCCATCAAGCCACTCTCGCCGGAAGAGCGTGAAAAGCGTCTGGCTGAACTGCGTGAAAAAGCAGCATTGCGCCGATCTGCGCAAGAGGCAGAGTATGCAAAAGACCAACGCGCGAATGAAATGATCCGACGCAAGGCGGGGCAAGAAGCAGTTCAGGCTCGCGAGGAGCTTGAGCGCAAAGGTACGTGCCGTCGTGATTGATGTCAGAACGTATAAAGGAGGCTGAAAAGAAACGCCGTGAGCGTTTAGAGGATGTACGTGCAACTATACTCACATCTAGATGGCAGCGAAAGAGCGTGTTCGGCGCCAAATTGAGGAAGACAAGCAGCGCCGGGCCGAAAAGGCTGCGCGCGAAAAAGAGCTGCGTCAAGGCATTCAGAAGCCAGCCGCACCAGCCGTGCCATTGGCTGCACAGCTTCCTAAAGTCAGTGGTCACGGAACCGAGACACGactgcgcgtgcgcgcacCGGGGGGTATATGGATGGGCACGCTGAGTGTGGACGCCACGCTGAATGACGTGGAAAAGGCTGTGCTCTCTGACGGGAAGGGAGGAAGTGCTTCCTCTCTCGCATTTTCAACGACATTCCCACGAAAGACGTACACATCGGAGGAATGCAGTCAGACGCTCCAAGCGCTGGGACTATATCCCAACGCCGCCTTGGAGGCGCAGTGATCAGCGTTGCAGACAGAGCCATAGTAGCAGGGGGATAAGGGTCGTGTGGCCGATGTCACGAAGAATGCGCCTGAGCATCGCCGTCTTGCTTGGTGCGTGGGTCGTGTCATTATGGATGGGGAGATAGGCGCTCGAGCGAAGAGAGAGACGCCGCCATGTCAGATACATGACTGAGGCGATAAAGCAGGGCAGGTAGACAAATAGCCAGAGTCCCACCTGGTCGGGTAATAGGCAGGGAGTGTATTCCATGGGCGCCTCAGCATGCAGCTGGAGCCATGCATACCCGGGATGACGCACGCCTTCGAGCATGGATATCGACTTGACAGTGAGCTCGGGTGCATCCGCCGAATCAAAGCCAGCTACATGGCCACGAGGCGTCGTGCGGATGCCCTTGTGAATAGCCTCGCAATGATCATGGTCGTCGCCGGAAAAAATCAGAGCGGGCTGGATCGAATCCAAGACGTAGTGCGACACATTCTTGCGCACGAGATTTTGGTACGTCCGAGCCGCATCACCGCCCTGCAAGATGTCGCCACCTCGTGCAGAAGCGCGGGACGACTCGCGGTGCACACCGTGTATGGCAGAGCGCCAGGGAATATCACAAGCGTGCTCTGCTTCCTTGCGTTCCAAGGGCACGTGTGAAAAGAGAACGCGTGGCACAGTCTGATTTTGCCGGAGCATAtccacgaggcgcgtcgtgcgtgccgcgttGCTCTTGGCCAGCTCCCACGGCACATCATGTCCGACCGGCTCCATGCTTACGAGATCCAATGCATCCAACAAAatgagctcgtgcgtcgtggcctGCCCCGCCACAGCAATCGGAATACGCGCATTCCACGATGTCTGGCCACTCTCGCTCAACACGTACTGCTCATTGACGAAGGGAGCGTGTTCTTGCTCGAACCAAGATTTGGCACGAGCCGTGCCTGGCCCAGGTTCACCTGTCTGGAAGTGCGGTAGGCCAGTATCATGATTGCCCGGGATCACGAGGGCGGGCCATGTGTCATGAGCTAATCGTGGGCGTAGCGGGAGAGAGGAGGCAtgccgcagcagctgcatgccTTGGAACAAGGCCTTCCAGCGAGTTTGCAGTGCCAGCCATCGATCGAAACTGAGGAACCAGCGCCCACGATCCGTCATGTCGCCCAAAAATATGACCAGGTCCGCAGGCCGCGGGCCACGCCACAAGGATGCACCGAGGCCCTGTCGCGTAACGGCAAGCCAGCTCTTGCGTATGTATTGGTCTGATACATGGCTGACGAGAGCTGTCATAGCATGCGAGAATGACTTGTAGGTGTGCAAGCTGACGACTTGCGGGTCACTAATGATCAGGACCCGGAACGACGCGCCGTGCTCGGGTACGTCGCACGCACTCGTAGCCCTGTAAAACACACCGCGCTCCACCCAAAACACCAGTAGGCACCAGACACATCGAAGAAGCTGGACGGTATGCGACGGCCACACAAGGCCCCACGCTATGAGCGGGAGCGGCGCTCTACCCCTCATGGTGGGGAAGCAGGTACGTTGCGAGGCCTCCACTACTTACAACGCTACTTCGGCCCCCAGCATGACGTGATCCGAGCTGCATACCTTTTGGCGGGGGATGCCcggctgcagcacatgtTCGGGATGGAGAGGGAGGAGCGCTGTAATGACAGGGACATCCGCTTCGTCCAGGCGGGGCGCTACAAGGATATAATCCAGGCTCAGGCGGAACAAGGTCGAGTGGAGCGTCCACTTCGGCTCGTGACTCTGGAGCTGACGAGGATCCGTCGGCATCGGTGATTCGGTCTGGTCATACCGttcaggcgctgtgccgcgGTCACAAAAGAATTCAGCATGGGGCGCCAGCTGGTCATACGCTGATCCATACGCGCTCTGAAAGTGCGGGCGCGTCGACGACAGCTGAGCGAGCTGGATCAGGTCATCGGGCGTGCacagctcctcgtcctcgggAGGGCGGTGCCGCCCGAGCACACGGTCTTCGTCACCCGATTCTGTGACGGTCGAGGCATAGTGCACAGTTCGCAGTCCACGGAGCTCGTCCACGGACGTATGCACGACACGAGACGGCATCAAGTCCGTCCAGATACGGTCGCGGTAGCGCTCGGCCTGGCCTGTGAGCAGAGAGTACGTGGACGAGTGCGGCTGGTCATTCAGGTCTCCAGCGAGCACGACTGGCCAGGAAGCCCAAGCCTCCTGCCCACGACGCAGTGCATTCAGCTCTTGCATGATGACagccgcctggcgcgcgcgctcaaACGCGTATCGTGGGTGCCAGAACAGATGCGCTGTAGCCACCAGCACACCGCCATCACCAGACGCAAACGGCAAGGCAAGGACCAGCATGATGTTGCGCGTGATGCGTGTGAGCGAGGATGTGCCCTGGGTGAGCATGGCTTCATCGAGTCGCACCATCTTTCGGAACACAGGGGCACCGAACGAGGTACGCGCCCCTGGACTTTGTCGCCAAGCAATCATGAGACCATGCTTCTTCTCCTTGTAGCCACGCTCATACACATAGTCGTACCCCGCCCGTGTCAAGGGAGGGCCGATGTCTTCCAGCGAGTCGACTTCCTGAAAGCAGCCAATGTCGTAATCTGTCTCTGTTAGCTCGGCAACGATGCCAGGCAGACGCGTGCGCAGTTTCAGACAGTCACTTCCAGGGAAgagctcgcgacgcacgaggCACTGCGCCAGCATATTCCAGCTCACGATacgcacgcgtcgtgcaccTGCGCTTGCATGCGAGTTGACAGGCATCCATGAACGACGCACAATCGCCTCTTTCGTATTGACGGGATCCTCCTCCAGCGGCTTGGCACTCGCCTCGTGCTTccgtcgcgctcgctcggcgcgtTTCTTCGCTATGGCCTCTGGATGGTGGTCCATAGGCCACTCCACACGCTTCCTTCATGGGCAAGTCGACAAAAGATCAGCGTGACCACTTTTATCGGCAGGGCAAGCAGGAGGGGTATCGTGCACGCTCAGCgttcaagctgctgcattTGGATGAGCAGTATGCGCTGTTTGGTCGGCCTGGCCACTCGTTGGGTGCGCGTATCGTGAACCAGGAGCGCGGTGCGCCTTTGCCCTCCGACGCGGCCTCGCGCTTATGTGCAGAGCTGGGCGAGAAGCTAGGTCGGAGTGTgtacgcggcgctggctcgtGATGCTCATCCACCAGGCTATGTGATAGATCTGTGTGCTGCGCCGGGCTCATGGAGTCAAGTGCTCAGCCGACAGCTCAAAAGCAGCGGGgcctgcatcgtcgccgtgGACCTGCAGTCGATGGCCCCCCTGGAGGGCGTCACGCAGGTGGTGGGCGATATCACCACAGAAGAGAcgtgcgtcgccgtgcagcaGGCGTTCCAGCGAGCACAAAGCACTGCCTATACCCAACCTGCCGACCTCATCGTGTGCGACGGCGCACCCGACGTCACAGGCCTGCAGCTGGTGGACGAGTTTCTGCATGCACAGCTCATGGCGTCGGCTGTGTCGATGGTCGTCCGCCTGCTCCGCAAGGATGGCACGTTTGTTGCCAAGGTGTTCGCCGAGCCACACACGCCATCAACGGACATGCTCCTGGCCCAGCTGCGTCGGCTCTTTCGATACGTGGAACTCGCCAAGCCACCCAGCAGTCGCGCCAGTAGTGCGGAGCACTTTGTCGTGTGCATGGGCTTTTTCGGCACGCAGAAAAGCATACCCACCCTGCAGCAGGAGTTTCTCGGTGACTTGAGCGGGTATAATGCTACGTAGACCGCGGTAAGAGCGTAGCAAATGTCAAGTAGCTCGTGTGGCCCCGCATTTGGGCATACGGTCGCGAATATACATTTGCCAGCGTCATCGGACGGCGCTCGACTTTCTGCCGGAATCCAGCGCTGTACAGCATCTCGGCAGCGGTGTCCTGCTCGTTCTCAGCGAGCgtgccaggcgctgctTCTGCTGGCTCTTCTGTAGCGTCAGCTTTTCGCTTCAAGGATCCGTCACtacacggcgcctgcgcatgcGGCTCCGACGTCTGCATGCCTTGCTGCTCAGCCagacggcgctcgcgatccGCACGCGAGTGGGCAATTTGCATCTGGCGCCGGCTCTCGCGCTTGGCCTCCGACTGCCGGATCCGCTC
Coding sequences within it:
- a CDS encoding chromatin assembly factor 1 subunit B, encoding MVQCVTFEIRWHNTLPIYSCSFQPISAARLTQVLDHNLGQAAGLPPGQCLAGDERKGQEDHQAKVPVLAGGQSWRLATAGGDNNVRIWMIHPNIPSPSALAAASGVKPNPPRSEYIATLARHTGVVNVVRFSPHGDMLASAGDDGNVLFWVRQDPSRQPFGETQFSAGAETDGVIDKESWRVRLMTRATTLELYDLAWSPDGDYVAVGGTDFCVRVIRVSDGSIVRSISDHQHYVQGIAWDPLQMYLATQSSDRHMHVYELQQGKTTVSTQLLSRHTRSEMRCRAVSEALPSSQTAPASNAPLQDSSVTIPPIKAPKPTPVASSAQPDQVQKLYGDDRCTSFFRRLDFSPDGALLATPAGLFPSSSDEHEKATTASTSATYIYGRANFSRANTPIAALPGHKSTVVVVRFSPILYGLRPTSLNTERGHPLHVAGKDHDEPMSASASVPVSVIGLPYRMVYAVATQESVWIYDTQQAGPLCCFSNLHYASFTDLTWSPDGQSLMMSSSDGYCSLAVFDYHELGRPYLYGKQPSLHPIPSRAPEPSAPIPAPAPQTAHPANSPAEPMKEEKEAPSTTSEPKKKRRVALTYEGPLS
- a CDS encoding UBX domain protein, coding for MSARESLMEMGFAPERIEWALRSTNATLEAALDHIEMHQDEPVPPDATSPVGDDAESSETAVPQSIKCNVCNKQFRDMDLAKYHADKSGHEDFSESAEAIKPLSPEEREKRLAELREKAALRRSAQEAEYAKDQRANEMIRRKAGQEAVQAREELERKERIKEAEKKRRERLEDVRATILTSRWQRKSVFGAKLRKTSSAGPKRLRAKKSCVKAFRSQPHQPCHWLHSFLKSVVTEPRHDCACAHRGVYGWAR
- a CDS encoding cell division control protein codes for the protein MRGRAPLPLIAWGLVWPSHTVQLLRCVWCLLVFWVERGVFYRATSACDVPEHGASFRVLIISDPQVVSLHTYKSFSHAMTALVSHVSDQYIRKSWLAVTRQGLGASLWRGPRPADLVIFLGDMTDRGRWFLSFDRWLALQTRWKALFQGMQLLRHASSLPLRPRLAHDTWPALVIPGNHDTGLPHFQTGEPGPGTARAKSWFEQEHAPFVNEQYVLSESGQTSWNARIPIAVAGQATTHELILLDALDLVSMEPVGHDVPWELAKSNAARTTRLVDMLRQNQTVPRVLFSHVPLERKEAEHACDIPWRSAIHGVHRESSRASARGGDILQGGDAARTYQNLVRKNVSHYVLDSIQPALIFSGDDHDHCEAIHKGIRTTPRGHVAGFDSADAPELTVKSISMLEGVRHPGYAWLQLHAEAPMEYTPCLLPDQVGLWLFVYLPCFIASVMYLTWRRLSLRSSAYLPIHNDTTHAPSKTAMLRRILRDIGHTTLIPLLLWLCLQR
- a CDS encoding RNA exonuclease NGL2; amino-acid sequence: MDHHPEAIAKKRAERARRKHEASAKPLEEDPVNTKEAIVRRSWMPVNSHASAGARRVRIVSWNMLAQCLVRRELFPGSDCLKLRTRLPGIVAELTETDYDIGCFQEVDSLEDIGPPLTRAGYDYVYERGYKEKKHGLMIAWRQSPGARTSFGAPVFRKMVRLDEAMLTQGTSSLTRITRNIMLVLALPFASGDGGVLVATAHLFWHPRYAFERARQAAVIMQELNALRRGQEAWASWPVVLAGDLNDQPHSSTYSLLTGQAERYRDRIWTDLMPSRVVHTSVDELRGLRTVHYASTVTESGDEDRVLGRHRPPEDEELCTPDDLIQLAQLSSTRPHFQSAYGSAYDQLAPHAEFFCDRGTAPERYDQTESPMPTDPRQLQSHEPKWTLHSTLFRLSLDYILVAPRLDEADVPVITALLPLHPEHVLQPGIPRQKVCSSDHVMLGAEVAL
- a CDS encoding tRNA (cytidine32/guanosine34-2'-O)-methyltransferase, whose amino-acid sequence is MGKSTKDQRDHFYRQGKQEGYRARSAFKLLHLDEQYALFGRPGHSLGARIVNQERGAPLPSDAASRLCAELGEKLGRSVYAALARDAHPPGYVIDLCAAPGSWSQVLSRQLKSSGACIVAVDLQSMAPLEGVTQVVGDITTEETCVAVQQAFQRAQSTAYTQPADLIVCDGAPDVTGLQLVDEFLHAQLMASAVSMVVRLLRKDGTFVAKVFAEPHTPSTDMLLAQLRRLFRYVELAKPPSSRASSAEHFVVCMGFFGTQKSIPTLQQEFLGDLSGYNAT